In the Triticum aestivum cultivar Chinese Spring chromosome 2B, IWGSC CS RefSeq v2.1, whole genome shotgun sequence genome, TCCAGGGTGCGAGGATGGCGAATGGCGGCGGAAagggcggccgcggcgcgctcatAGTCCTGGAAGGGCTGGACAGGAGCGGCAAATCGTCGCAGTGCGCCCGGCTGCTGTCCTTTCTGCAAGGGAAAGGCTGCGCAACCGAAGGGTGGCGCTTCCCGGACAGAGACACCAGCGTCGGGAAGATGATCTCCACCTACCTCGCCAACGAGTCGCAGCTCGATGATCGGACCATCCATTTGCTCTTCAGCGCGAATCGCTGGGAGAAAAGGTTTGTTGTTGTTGTGAAATCTAATTGTGTACAATCTGATAGTGATTCAGGCCGAAAAGAATTCTTGGGTGGTAACTGCATGATCTGCAGTAATGCACACACTATATGCAATAGTTCAGATGTGTGTATGGTTCTGAATATGGAGCTGTTTGTTGGGTTTGTCATGTACAGAAGTTTGATGGAGAGCAAGCTACTTGGTGGAACTACACTCGTCGTTGACCGCTACTCTTATTCTGGAGTGGCGTTTTCAGCTGCTAAAGGACTTGACATTGGGTGGTGCAAGGTCAGGCACATACAAGCTTGAGGTGCGCACCTTCTTAGGTCTGAAATGCTGACAAGTATTGCCTGTTTTTTATTATTGCAGGCCCCTGAGGTTGGACTGCTAGCTCCAGATCTTGTAATATATCTTGATGTACAACCAGAGGTACTCCATTGCTCCTAATTCTTCCTATGGATTTAAAGCAACTGATATGTAGGTTATGCATTGCTTGTAATGCTTATTTCATGCTTTTGTGCATTTGAATTGTTCGGTTCCCTCATACTGGGTGATGATAGCCACCATAGGCCCATAATTTTATCAAATAATCATACAGATAAAACTCAGTGATGGTGATGCACCTAAGATGTTCATCTATATTCAGTGTCGAAACAAACAATATGCGTCAATTGTATGTCATTCTGCTTAAGGTTATGCATTGCTTGTAATGCTTATTTCATGCTTTTGTGCATTTGAATTCTTTGCACACCCAGAATCTGTAGCAAAAAGTACCCTTCTCTGCAGTTGTTTACTCGGTTATCCGAATTTCATAAAGGTAAATCTGAAATTACTGTTTCAGAAAGCGGCCGAAAGAGGAGGCTATGGGGGTGAAAGATACGAAAGAGTTGAGTTCCAAAAGAGAGTTGCTGAGCATTACCATTCACTCCGTGATTCGACATGGAAGGTAACTTATGCCACACAAAAATGTTCTGACATAGGGCCCTGTATTTGCTTTGCCACGTTTGCTTGCAACTCAGGGTCCATGTGAGGTATATAGTCAAGGAGGTGCAACTTGAAGTGAAGCAGTATACATGTCTAGAATTTACGCAAGAACAAACTGAGGAACCCCACCTTAGATTCTTTTGCAACCTTTTTTATGTGAACCTCAATGGCTTACTGCATTTCTTTTTCTGTCATGAAGGTCATCGATGGTTCCCTTCCCATGGAGACCGTGGAAGAACAGCTAAGAGAACTAGCCATGAATTGCATTTCAGAATGCCAAGACAAGCAACTTACCAATCTTCCCTGGTAGAGTTCCCGCGATGAAATGCCAAACCACATAGGCACATCGGCAAGATCTCTCTTTAGTATGTGATTGACTGTTGCTCTGTTAGATCTCTGAAGTGTGTGATTGACTGTTGCGATTGACTGCTGCTCCGTTAGATCTCTTTTAAGTGTGTGATTGACGACTGTTACTCTGGATGAGATACAGGCATATCATTTCTTTCCCCATTTATGTGTGTGTGATTGACTGTTACTCAGCATTGCTGATTGCTTTACCCATTTATGAACTCCGACACCTGGTGCAGATCCTCGATATATCTATGAAGTGGCATTTTTTTCCCACGGAACTTTATATAGTGGTCTTGTGACCATGTACTGAATCTGGCGTGCTTTTTATGTTGAGTAAAATGCATCATAAGTCCTAAAACTATTGGAAGTGTGTCAGTTTAGTCATATAACTTCGAAACTGCAGTTTTAGGTCCTAAAACTATTGGAGGTGTGTCAATTTAGTCCTATAACTTTGAAACTGTGGTTTTGGGTCCCAAAACTATGTAAGTTTGTTTATCTCAGGTCCTAAGCTTGCATGGCCAGCATTGACCCGCCGCCGTGTCGATTGGAGATGCTTGaattgttgccatgttgacccaATGGACCCACCAAGTTGACTTCCACGTCGTCCGTCGTCCCGCAGTAGTGACTCTTTCCCATCTGTGGCCATGGTTGTGCCCAAACAACAAAATGCATGACCAACTCTATGGCAAGGATATCGGGGCAAGGACAttgtcatgagagagagagaggggcgggatGGCGTCCTCCATCCCGATTGGCTCGGTGTCTCCCGGCGGCCGCGCCTAGGGATAGGGATGTTGTCCTCCATGCCGGCTGGCTCGGGGTCTCCCAGCGACCGCGCCAAAACCTCTTAGCGAGGTTGCTTGTAGCTCATGGGCACGCAGGGGGAGGGCATGCAGGTTGCAACACACACTGCGACATTGAAGCGTATGGACCATTTTTTAGGAAGTAAACACATATAAAGTgctcttttgaaaaaaaaatgcaCCATAGATGCTGGACATGCAAGCTTAGGACCTGAGATGGACAAATTTGCATAGTTTTGGGACCCAAAACTACAGTTTTGAATTTATAGAACTAAACTGACACACTTTCAATAGTTTTGGGACCAAAAACTACAGTTCTACAGGACTAAATTGACACACCTCCAATAGTTTAGGATCCAAACTGTAGTTTTTAAGTTATAGGACTAAAGTGACACATCACCAATAGTTTCGGGACTTATGATGCattttgctcttttattttttatatggaATCCTATATAATCCCTCCCTTCCATAATTCATTTATTTATCTCAGTAGCTGCATGTGATCTATACAAAGTACCTAAGTAGCTCATCTCCCCTACTTCTTGTTTATCTCAACATGAACACATGCCATCTCATTAAAAGCCCACCTCAACATGCATGATCATTATTAGTTGATCCCGATTACTTCTATTGGATTCAACATGCACACACCTCACCACGACAcgtatgtgaaaaagttttcattATATTATGCAACTTATACTCAATAAAAACTAACTTAAAATGATCAAATGCAAATATGTAATATGTATTGTTAGTTTTAgttaatgtactccctccgttcattttTATAAGATGTTTCAGACAGCTAAGATAGAACTGTTTGGGTGATGTCTAAATTGTCTGCAACAtcttataaaaatgaacagaggAAGTAttaatctctactacctaaaagaaacgcaatgttccgtttcccctcttacgtTCGTCCGACGCCAGATTTTCGCTTGTGGCTCGTCGCTCGTTGCTCCTCGATCGTCCGCACATGGGCCAAAGACCAACGCCCAGCCCGAGCGAGCCAGCCTACGCACAATCACACGCACTCCTTCCTCCTCACGGCCTCAAACGGGCGACGCTAGGGTTTCGCCCAGCCCCAGCCTCGGCCGCCGCTCGACCTCGGCGACCGCCGCTAGACCTCCACGCCCGTGCCTTGACCTCCTTGGCTCCTTGGCCGCCACTCGACCTCCTTAGCTCCTCGGCCGCTGCTCGACCTCCACGGCCGCGCTTCACCAACACTTGCTTCCCCGTATGCCCTTCATTGATATGGACTCGTGCTCCTCAGCCCTAATGGTGTTGTGCTACACGCGTGCTCCGCGGCCCCTCCTCCACGGTCTCGTACAGGAAGGACGAGGGCGAGTCCTGGTTACTGGCGTGTGTGGGTAAGATTTTTCATTGATTTCTTCTCCGTTGGAAATTGTCCAGCCAGTATTGATTTCACGTTTCATTTTTTCTTGTTGTTTTTACTGAATGAATTACAGGAACACACACCTATCATATGCCCTAGCAGTGCAGGCCTGAACACATGTCATATGTTGGAGTAGATGCAAGTATATGAATGATGAATGGGTGCTGCCTTAAATCATCAGCACATTAGTGGTGCCTGATCCAAGTCAAACGCTCGCCGTGGACAGCCTATTCGCCAAAGTGGTTACGCCGAGCTGTAGCAGCTGGGCGCCCATCTAGCCGCTCTGCTGGGTGTGGCGTCACTCCTGTTCCCGGCAACAGGTACTTCTCTACCAGACAAATTCACTTAGATTGGGCTG is a window encoding:
- the LOC123044035 gene encoding thymidylate kinase isoform X1, which gives rise to MTALVRLAGRAASWSRGASIAPPRGLGLLPQRRTAFQGARMANGGGKGGRGALIVLEGLDRSGKSSQCARLLSFLQGKGCATEGWRFPDRDTSVGKMISTYLANESQLDDRTIHLLFSANRWEKRSLMESKLLGGTTLVVDRYSYSGVAFSAAKGLDIGWCKAPEVGLLAPDLVIYLDVQPEKAAERGGYGGERYERVEFQKRVAEHYHSLRDSTWKVIDGSLPMETVEEQLRELAMNCISECQDKQLTNLPW
- the LOC123044035 gene encoding thymidylate kinase isoform X2 → MANGGGKGGRGALIVLEGLDRSGKSSQCARLLSFLQGKGCATEGWRFPDRDTSVGKMISTYLANESQLDDRTIHLLFSANRWEKRSLMESKLLGGTTLVVDRYSYSGVAFSAAKGLDIGWCKAPEVGLLAPDLVIYLDVQPEKAAERGGYGGERYERVEFQKRVAEHYHSLRDSTWKVIDGSLPMETVEEQLRELAMNCISECQDKQLTNLPW